A part of Dehalococcoidia bacterium genomic DNA contains:
- the carA gene encoding glutamine-hydrolyzing carbamoyl-phosphate synthase small subunit: MSENINLVLEDGSVYEGTSFGADVPAHGEVVFNTGMMGYQEMLTDPSYVGQIVVCTYPIIGNYGINREDFQSDGIKVAGFVVREPCDTPSHSQIGSTLHDYLKAGGIPGICNLDTRSLTRHLRDKGVMPGMITSESPDSALKKIKKLPKYDKSDFVSLVGAKKKYKWEGSYKGKPVCHVVVVDCGVKYSIMRHLSALGCECTVVPSDTSAEDILGLKPDGILLSPGPGAPDRPYLEKTVGALIGKKPIMGICMGHQILGHVFGAKTYKLKFGHRGGNHPVKDTETGRIHITAQNHGYAVDADSVKGGLTVSHININDGTVEGLCSKEHRIFTIQYHSEASPGPMDSVNLFEEFVKMIKGS, encoded by the coding sequence GTGAGCGAGAATATCAACCTGGTGCTTGAGGACGGATCGGTTTATGAGGGGACGTCGTTCGGGGCGGATGTGCCGGCGCACGGCGAGGTCGTTTTCAATACCGGCATGATGGGCTATCAGGAGATGCTCACCGACCCATCATATGTCGGACAGATCGTCGTCTGCACCTATCCCATCATCGGCAACTACGGCATCAACAGGGAGGATTTCCAGTCGGATGGCATCAAGGTGGCCGGCTTTGTAGTGCGCGAGCCGTGCGACACCCCCAGCCACTCGCAGATAGGCTCCACCCTGCATGATTATCTCAAGGCCGGCGGCATACCCGGCATATGCAATCTCGATACGCGCTCGCTGACGCGGCACCTGCGGGACAAGGGCGTGATGCCGGGGATGATCACTTCGGAATCTCCCGACAGCGCGCTGAAAAAGATTAAGAAGCTGCCGAAGTACGACAAGAGCGATTTCGTGAGCCTCGTCGGAGCCAAGAAAAAGTACAAGTGGGAGGGTTCGTATAAAGGGAAACCCGTTTGCCACGTGGTCGTCGTGGACTGCGGCGTCAAATACAGCATCATGCGCCACCTCAGCGCGCTGGGCTGCGAGTGCACCGTCGTGCCCTCCGACACATCGGCGGAGGACATTCTTGGCCTAAAGCCCGACGGCATACTGCTCTCCCCCGGCCCCGGCGCTCCGGACCGACCCTACCTGGAGAAAACGGTCGGCGCGCTGATCGGCAAGAAGCCGATAATGGGCATCTGCATGGGGCACCAGATACTGGGACACGTCTTCGGGGCTAAGACCTACAAGCTGAAGTTCGGACACAGGGGGGGCAACCATCCCGTGAAAGATACGGAGACGGGCCGTATACACATTACAGCGCAGAACCACGGCTACGCCGTCGACGCCGATTCGGTGAAGGGCGGGCTGACGGTGAGCCATATCAATATCAACGACGGCACCGTGGAGGGGTTGTGCAGCAAGGAACACCGCATATTCACCATCCAGTATCACTCGGAGGCCTCGCCGGGCCCGATGGACTCGGTGAACCTGTTCGAGGAGTTCGTAAAGATGATAAAGGGATCGTGA
- a CDS encoding dihydroorotase, whose protein sequence is MAESILIKGGRIIDPASGVDAVGDIFIAGSRIAEPSTGADLIIDAKGLIVCPGFIDLHCHLREPGGEKKETIATGTRAAARGGFTTVCAMPNTNPPIDSAEMVALVRGKAAQDGVVRVLPIGCITKERAGQDIVDIKAMADAGVVALSDDGSAVPEYKVLRAALEAAVECGLTIIEHCEDAELSAGGVMNEGELADRLGLKGIPETAEEIIVARDIALSEMTGAHVHIAHVSTYGSVYLMRRAKASKFAVTAEATPHHLTLTEERVALPSNKAKADSNAKVNPPLRKERDVKALVAALKEGVIDAVATDHAPHTRSEKSGGFATAAFGISGLETALGSAMSLVHRGDIDLPALVARLTSGPARALPRIRQLAGGDIGTLQVGVPADVTIFDPDAEWVVEPVKFASKGRNTPLAGEKLKGKVMATVYGGRVVYKDEGFVVKA, encoded by the coding sequence ATGGCCGAGTCGATACTGATAAAAGGCGGGCGCATCATCGACCCCGCATCCGGGGTCGATGCGGTGGGCGATATATTCATCGCCGGCAGCCGTATCGCCGAACCGTCGACCGGGGCTGACTTAATCATCGATGCCAAAGGCCTTATCGTCTGTCCCGGCTTCATCGACCTGCACTGCCACCTGCGCGAGCCGGGCGGCGAGAAGAAGGAGACCATTGCTACGGGCACCCGCGCCGCGGCCAGGGGCGGGTTCACCACGGTGTGCGCCATGCCCAATACGAATCCGCCCATCGACAGCGCGGAAATGGTCGCACTGGTGCGCGGGAAGGCGGCGCAGGACGGCGTCGTCCGCGTGCTGCCCATCGGCTGCATAACGAAGGAACGCGCCGGACAGGATATCGTCGACATTAAAGCGATGGCCGATGCCGGAGTAGTGGCGCTGAGCGACGACGGCAGCGCGGTGCCCGAGTACAAGGTGCTGCGCGCCGCGCTGGAAGCCGCCGTCGAATGCGGCCTGACGATTATCGAGCACTGCGAGGACGCCGAGCTGAGCGCGGGCGGCGTGATGAACGAGGGCGAGCTTGCGGACAGGCTGGGGCTCAAGGGGATACCGGAGACCGCCGAGGAGATAATCGTGGCGCGCGACATAGCCCTGTCGGAGATGACAGGCGCGCACGTGCACATAGCGCATGTCAGCACGTACGGCTCGGTTTACCTCATGCGCCGCGCCAAAGCCAGCAAGTTCGCGGTGACGGCCGAGGCCACGCCGCACCATTTGACGCTGACCGAAGAGCGCGTCGCGTTACCGTCGAACAAGGCGAAAGCCGACAGCAACGCCAAGGTCAACCCTCCGCTGCGGAAGGAACGCGACGTTAAAGCCCTTGTCGCCGCGTTGAAGGAGGGCGTTATCGACGCCGTGGCCACTGACCACGCCCCGCATACCAGGTCCGAAAAGTCGGGCGGTTTCGCTACGGCGGCGTTCGGCATTAGCGGGCTGGAGACGGCGCTCGGCTCCGCGATGTCGCTGGTGCACCGCGGCGATATCGACCTGCCGGCGCTGGTGGCCAGGCTCACGTCGGGGCCGGCGCGGGCGCTGCCGCGCATCCGCCAGCTGGCGGGGGGCGACATCGGCACCTTGCAGGTCGGCGTCCCGGCCGACGTGACCATCTTCGATCCGGATGCCGAATGGGTTGTCGAGCCGGTGAAGTTCGCATCGAAGGGCAGGAATACGCCGCTCGCCGGCGAGAAATTGAAAGGAAAAGTGATGGCCACCGTATACGGCGGCCGTGTGGTTTATAAAGATGAGGGGTTCGTTGTTAAGGCGTAG
- the pyrB gene encoding aspartate carbamoyltransferase, whose product MSLANRSLITIDDLSNREIEAVFSTADEMAASLREQSHLCQGKILASLFFEPSTRTRMSFETAMHRLGGRVISVMDIGNTSLSKGESIADMARVVGSYADIIAIRHPWEGAARVVADYAGVPVINAGDGGHEHPSQTLIDLYTIKSQRKSLKGLKIALWGDLKYGRTVHSLSYALARFGASIHFRTGAGLSLPQHVIRKLTCDYGGVFERYDDMAKEVKNKYSRLDAIYVTPSNPHQLTNMPDVRLEVEMKKGIDALYITRLQKERLEDGSEGKDSDYPVVDKKMLKDRQFKEALVMHPLPRIDELAYEVDEDPRSMYFKQVASGVPIRMALISLLLGAKTAKVPQGGTDVRSKTVEIPYGQVFDVNCTNNRCVTNQKTEKGYIHHKYRVLKGRPLILRCVYCEYEAQAPYIASAKWHEGTAEHKKYYSSDSYMLDKIRPENLMVFGSEAAARAQGFAPSQYAFREAKKR is encoded by the coding sequence ATGAGCCTGGCGAACAGGAGTCTTATTACCATCGATGATCTGTCGAACCGTGAGATAGAGGCCGTTTTTTCCACCGCCGATGAGATGGCGGCCTCGCTGCGCGAGCAGTCGCACCTGTGCCAGGGCAAGATACTGGCCAGCCTCTTCTTTGAGCCCAGCACACGGACGAGGATGTCGTTCGAGACCGCCATGCACCGCCTCGGCGGCAGGGTCATCTCCGTCATGGATATAGGCAACACGTCGCTCTCCAAGGGGGAGAGCATCGCCGATATGGCGCGGGTGGTGGGCAGCTATGCCGATATCATCGCTATCCGGCACCCGTGGGAGGGGGCGGCCAGGGTGGTGGCGGACTACGCCGGGGTGCCGGTGATCAACGCCGGCGACGGCGGCCACGAGCACCCGTCGCAGACGCTCATCGACCTGTACACCATAAAAAGCCAGCGCAAGAGCCTGAAGGGGCTCAAGATTGCGCTCTGGGGCGACCTGAAGTACGGGCGCACGGTGCATTCCCTGTCCTACGCGCTGGCGCGCTTCGGGGCCAGCATCCACTTCCGCACCGGGGCCGGACTGAGCCTGCCGCAGCATGTCATACGCAAGCTGACCTGCGATTACGGCGGCGTGTTCGAGCGCTACGACGACATGGCGAAAGAGGTGAAGAATAAGTACTCGCGTCTCGATGCCATATATGTGACCCCCAGCAACCCGCACCAGCTGACCAATATGCCCGACGTCAGGCTGGAGGTGGAAATGAAGAAGGGCATCGACGCCCTGTATATCACCAGGCTGCAGAAGGAGCGGCTGGAGGACGGCTCGGAGGGAAAGGACTCGGATTACCCCGTCGTCGATAAAAAGATGCTGAAGGACAGGCAGTTCAAGGAGGCGCTGGTCATGCACCCGCTGCCGCGCATCGACGAGCTGGCCTACGAGGTCGATGAGGACCCGCGCAGCATGTATTTCAAGCAGGTGGCCAGCGGCGTGCCGATAAGGATGGCGCTGATATCGCTCTTGCTCGGGGCCAAGACGGCCAAGGTTCCTCAGGGGGGAACGGATGTCCGGTCGAAGACGGTCGAGATACCGTACGGCCAGGTTTTCGATGTCAACTGTACCAATAACAGGTGCGTCACCAACCAGAAGACGGAAAAGGGCTATATCCATCACAAGTACAGGGTGCTGAAGGGGCGTCCGCTGATATTACGATGCGTCTATTGCGAATACGAGGCGCAGGCGCCTTACATCGCCAGCGCCAAATGGCACGAGGGCACGGCCGAGCATAAGAAATACTACAGCTCGGACAGCTATATGCTGGACAAGATAAGGCCGGAGAACCTGATGGTCTTCGGCTCCGAGGCCGCGGCACGAGCGCAGGGCTTCGCGCCCAGCCAGTATGCCTTCAGGGAGGCCAAGAAGCGTTAG
- the pyrR gene encoding bifunctional pyr operon transcriptional regulator/uracil phosphoribosyltransferase PyrR, which produces MPEKVLLDEQDIRRAVTRISHEIVERNRGCEDLLFIGVHTRGVPLAKRIASFIGKLECKESTVGALDITLHRDDLSFHESVTPLRPTDIPPDFEEKRIILVDDVLYTGRTVRAAMDALIDFGRPQSIQLVVLVDRGHRELPIRADYVGKNIPTAAGEKVLVRLKEIDGSDAVLLVTNGLVKE; this is translated from the coding sequence ATGCCTGAAAAAGTACTGCTGGACGAGCAGGACATCAGGCGCGCCGTCACCCGCATCTCGCACGAGATAGTGGAGAGGAACCGCGGCTGCGAAGATTTACTTTTCATCGGCGTTCACACCCGCGGTGTGCCCTTAGCCAAGCGCATCGCCTCCTTCATCGGCAAACTGGAGTGCAAGGAAAGCACCGTCGGAGCACTCGATATAACGCTGCACCGCGACGACCTCTCATTCCACGAGAGCGTAACGCCCCTGCGCCCCACCGATATACCCCCGGATTTTGAAGAGAAACGCATCATCCTCGTCGATGATGTCCTTTATACGGGCCGGACCGTCAGGGCCGCCATGGATGCCCTGATAGACTTCGGACGCCCGCAGTCGATCCAGCTCGTCGTACTAGTGGACAGGGGCCACAGGGAGCTGCCTATCCGCGCCGATTACGTGGGCAAGAACATACCGACGGCCGCGGGAGAGAAGGTGCTGGTGCGGCTCAAGGAGATCGACGGGAGCGATGCGGTGCTGCTGGTAACGAACGGTCTGGTCAAGGAATAG
- the tmk gene encoding dTMP kinase produces MSLFITFEGGEGCGKSTQSRALFKNIRASGVPVILTQEPGGTPLGREVRQWLKGEADSDPVAELLLFNASRVQLVNNVIRPSLKEGKVVLCDRFYHSTIAYQGYGRGLDFDLINRINNIATGGLEPNLIIFLDTDVGQALARKRNKDRFELEDFVFHQRVKQGYLEMVKADPNLWMVVDGSLPKNVIERIIWDKVVGLLPNR; encoded by the coding sequence TTGTCATTATTCATAACATTTGAAGGCGGCGAAGGGTGCGGCAAGAGCACCCAGTCCAGGGCGCTGTTCAAGAACATCCGCGCTTCCGGCGTGCCGGTCATCCTGACGCAGGAGCCCGGCGGCACGCCGCTTGGCCGCGAGGTGCGGCAGTGGCTCAAGGGCGAGGCGGACAGCGATCCGGTTGCCGAGCTATTGCTGTTCAACGCCTCGCGCGTGCAGCTGGTCAACAATGTCATCCGACCGTCGCTTAAAGAAGGCAAAGTCGTTCTCTGCGACCGTTTCTACCACTCGACCATCGCCTACCAGGGATACGGCCGCGGCCTCGATTTCGACCTGATAAACAGGATTAATAACATCGCCACGGGCGGGCTGGAGCCGAACCTGATAATATTCCTCGATACGGATGTGGGGCAGGCCCTGGCCCGCAAGCGCAACAAGGACCGCTTTGAGCTGGAGGATTTCGTTTTTCACCAGCGGGTGAAGCAGGGATACCTTGAGATGGTTAAGGCCGACCCCAATCTATGGATGGTGGTTGACGGGTCTCTTCCCAAGAACGTGATCGAGAGGATCATCTGGGATAAGGTGGTCGGGCTGCTGCCCAACCGGTAG
- a CDS encoding R3H domain-containing nucleic acid-binding protein — protein sequence MFQRITDDLDALLDRLPPNVAQPIQKRRERGDLLEVIMDMGRLPQARYPDDEVTLTDREITVEDIEYVVSRIGAFGGDNRAGIARTLHRISAIRNRDGNIVGLTCRVGRAVYGTIKLIDDLIESGKSILLMGRPGVGKTTMLREMARVLADDLKKRVVIVDTSNEIAGDGDIPHPAIGSARRMQVVTPSLQHAVMIEAVENHMPQVIVIDEIGTELEAQAARTIAERGVQLVATAHGNTLDNLIMNPTLADLVGGIQSVTLGDEEARRRGTRKSVLERKAPPTFDIVVEIQDWYHVAVHADVAEVVDSMLRGRPILPELRWVDENEEVRREQTKPAAVAPRQEIRRERTESDARIYPFGINRGKLEQTLDKLGIKVEITNSVKDATLVMTSKSYYRRKPQPLHDAEALGISIYVLKNNRISQMEQSLMNIFDIRQPEDSSSPAMKEAEEAISQVAQGRQEEVELSPQNSYIRMMQHQLAERFDLRSKSTGREPRRRVRIYHG from the coding sequence ATGTTTCAGAGAATAACCGACGATCTTGACGCTTTATTGGACAGGTTGCCTCCTAATGTCGCGCAGCCGATACAGAAGCGCAGGGAACGCGGCGACCTGCTGGAAGTGATCATGGACATGGGACGTCTTCCGCAGGCGCGTTACCCGGATGACGAGGTCACGCTTACCGATAGAGAGATCACGGTTGAGGATATCGAATACGTGGTCAGCCGCATCGGGGCTTTCGGCGGCGACAACAGGGCCGGCATCGCGCGAACGCTGCACCGCATATCGGCCATCAGGAACCGCGACGGCAACATAGTGGGGCTCACCTGCCGCGTGGGGCGGGCGGTCTACGGCACGATCAAGCTCATCGACGACCTGATCGAGTCGGGCAAGAGCATCCTTCTCATGGGCCGTCCCGGCGTGGGCAAGACCACCATGCTCAGGGAGATGGCCCGCGTCCTGGCCGACGACCTGAAAAAGCGCGTCGTCATCGTCGATACGTCCAACGAGATCGCCGGGGACGGCGACATACCGCACCCCGCCATAGGCAGCGCGCGCCGCATGCAGGTGGTAACCCCCAGCCTGCAGCACGCCGTCATGATCGAGGCCGTGGAGAACCACATGCCGCAGGTCATCGTCATCGACGAGATAGGCACCGAGCTGGAGGCGCAGGCGGCGCGCACCATAGCCGAGCGCGGCGTTCAGCTCGTAGCTACGGCCCACGGCAACACCCTTGATAATTTGATCATGAACCCCACGCTGGCCGACCTGGTGGGCGGCATCCAGAGCGTTACGCTGGGCGACGAGGAGGCGCGTCGCCGCGGCACGCGCAAGTCCGTACTGGAGCGCAAGGCTCCTCCCACCTTCGATATAGTTGTCGAGATCCAGGACTGGTATCACGTAGCGGTTCATGCCGACGTGGCGGAAGTTGTCGACTCAATGCTGCGCGGGCGGCCCATATTGCCGGAGCTGCGCTGGGTGGATGAGAACGAGGAGGTGCGGCGCGAGCAGACGAAGCCCGCGGCGGTCGCGCCCAGGCAGGAAATCAGGAGGGAGCGTACCGAGAGCGACGCCAGGATATACCCCTTCGGCATCAACCGCGGCAAGCTGGAGCAGACGCTGGATAAGCTGGGCATCAAGGTAGAGATCACCAACAGCGTCAAGGATGCAACGCTCGTCATGACCTCCAAGAGCTACTATCGCAGGAAGCCCCAGCCGCTCCACGACGCGGAGGCGCTTGGCATATCGATATACGTTCTCAAGAACAACCGGATATCGCAGATGGAACAGTCTCTCATGAACATATTCGATATCAGGCAGCCCGAGGATTCCTCCAGCCCGGCGATGAAGGAGGCGGAGGAGGCCATATCACAGGTGGCGCAGGGCAGGCAGGAGGAGGTTGAGCTCAGCCCGCAGAATTCCTATATCAGGATGATGCAGCATCAGCTTGCCGAGAGGTTCGATCTGAGGTCGAAAAGCACAGGCCGCGAGCCGCGCCGGCGTGTTAGAATTTATCACGGGTAG
- the pdxT gene encoding pyridoxal 5'-phosphate synthase glutaminase subunit PdxT, translating into MKIGVLSLQGAFEEHIACLSRLKVEPCEVRLQEGLDGLSGLVIPGGESTTMARLMRDYGLTAPLRKLIRSGLPVMGTCAGMIVMSRGAADLGAPALDVMDIDVRRNGFGRQIDSFEADLSIPAIGEETYHGVFIRAPFIERTGPGVEVLARLADGTAVAARQGNMIALSFHPELTGDLRLHDYFLDIVRNSVKR; encoded by the coding sequence ATCAAAATCGGGGTGCTGTCCCTTCAGGGGGCTTTCGAAGAGCATATCGCCTGCTTGAGTCGCCTGAAGGTTGAGCCCTGCGAGGTGCGTTTGCAGGAAGGGCTCGATGGTCTCAGCGGGCTCGTCATACCCGGCGGTGAGAGCACTACGATGGCGAGGTTGATGAGGGATTACGGCCTGACCGCTCCGCTGCGAAAGCTCATAAGAAGCGGACTTCCCGTTATGGGAACCTGCGCCGGAATGATAGTCATGTCCCGCGGGGCCGCCGATTTAGGTGCCCCTGCGCTCGATGTGATGGACATAGATGTCCGCCGCAACGGTTTCGGCAGGCAGATAGACAGTTTCGAGGCCGACTTGTCGATCCCTGCGATCGGGGAGGAAACATACCACGGGGTGTTCATCCGGGCGCCGTTCATCGAACGAACCGGCCCCGGCGTCGAGGTGCTGGCGCGTCTGGCCGACGGCACCGCAGTAGCGGCAAGACAGGGCAATATGATAGCGCTGTCCTTTCACCCCGAGCTCACCGGTGATCTGCGATTACATGACTATTTTCTGGATATAGTTCGTAATAGCGTGAAGCGATGA
- the pdxS gene encoding pyridoxal 5'-phosphate synthase lyase subunit PdxS — translation MKAKENNSEKGTWKVKTGLARMLKGGVIMDVVTPEHAKIAEEAGACAVMALERVPADIRAAGGVARMSDPQVIEAIMKAVSIPVMAKCRIGHFVEAQVLEALGVDYIDESEVLTPADESNHVWKHHFKVPFVCGCRELGEALRRINEGAAMIRTKGEAGTGNIVEAVRHMRAVTDGIIRLKDMARDELVMEAESMRVPLSLVTEVREEGKLPVVNFAAGGIATPADAALMMQLGAEGVFVGSGIFKSSNPEARAKAIVKATTHFQDAKIIAEVSKGLGEAMPGLEIGKIAEDSLLSTRGW, via the coding sequence GTGAAAGCTAAGGAAAACAATTCAGAAAAAGGAACCTGGAAGGTAAAGACGGGCCTGGCCCGGATGCTCAAGGGCGGCGTGATCATGGACGTCGTGACTCCGGAGCATGCAAAGATAGCCGAGGAGGCCGGGGCCTGCGCCGTGATGGCGCTGGAGCGCGTGCCCGCCGATATCCGAGCTGCGGGCGGCGTGGCCCGCATGTCCGATCCGCAGGTTATAGAAGCCATAATGAAGGCGGTCTCGATACCGGTGATGGCCAAGTGCCGCATCGGGCATTTCGTTGAGGCGCAGGTGCTGGAGGCGCTCGGCGTCGATTATATAGACGAATCCGAGGTGCTTACGCCCGCTGACGAGAGTAACCACGTCTGGAAGCATCACTTCAAAGTTCCTTTCGTGTGCGGGTGCCGCGAACTGGGCGAGGCCCTGCGCCGCATCAACGAGGGCGCGGCCATGATAAGGACCAAGGGCGAGGCTGGCACAGGGAACATCGTGGAGGCGGTGCGGCATATGCGGGCGGTCACGGACGGCATCATCAGATTGAAGGATATGGCCAGAGATGAACTTGTGATGGAGGCGGAGTCGATGAGGGTGCCGCTGTCTCTCGTGACGGAGGTCAGGGAAGAAGGCAAACTCCCGGTCGTGAATTTCGCCGCCGGCGGCATAGCGACCCCTGCGGATGCGGCGTTGATGATGCAGCTCGGGGCGGAGGGCGTGTTCGTCGGCTCAGGGATATTCAAATCAAGCAACCCCGAGGCAAGGGCCAAGGCCATAGTAAAAGCTACCACCCATTTCCAGGACGCGAAGATAATCGCCGAAGTATCTAAAGGGCTGGGCGAAGCCATGCCCGGACTGGAAATCGGTAAAATAGCGGAGGACAGCCTCCTTTCGACCAGGGGCTGGTAG